The Campylobacter sp. CN_NE2 genome contains a region encoding:
- the tilS gene encoding tRNA lysidine(34) synthetase TilS: MQILNIDHEILDFLRDRKNLLAFSHGSDSTALFYALLNLGVKFDCAFVNYKTRENSDLEEISAKELCDKFGVNLFVKAAPLNLENSGDFENTARKIRYDFFDEICAKFSYENLITAHQLNDKFEWFLMQLGRGAGLANLLGFEKIENRTNFAIVRPFYNVSKTQILEFLSENKIKFFNDISNENTKFARNAVRAEFSDKFVEKYALNLAKSFEFLSIDKANLMGEFIYQKDKFFVLENSQKSLNLIDKACKILGVVLSQNQRKEIQKTDCVLSGKICVCKNEKFYFVAPFEKAKMDKKFKEKCRILRIPPLVRPYIYTHQEILKEREFTCV; the protein is encoded by the coding sequence ATGCAAATTTTAAATATAGACCATGAGATTTTGGACTTTTTGCGTGATAGGAAAAATCTACTTGCCTTTTCGCATGGGAGCGATAGCACGGCACTTTTTTACGCACTTTTAAATTTGGGCGTTAAATTTGATTGTGCTTTTGTGAATTACAAAACCCGCGAAAATAGCGATTTAGAAGAAATTTCTGCAAAAGAGCTTTGCGATAAATTTGGTGTGAATTTGTTTGTCAAAGCTGCTCCACTAAATTTAGAAAATTCAGGCGATTTCGAAAATACTGCGCGCAAAATTCGCTACGATTTTTTTGATGAAATTTGCGCTAAATTTAGCTACGAAAACCTTATCACAGCGCACCAATTAAACGATAAATTTGAGTGGTTTTTAATGCAACTTGGACGAGGCGCAGGTCTAGCAAATCTGCTAGGCTTTGAAAAAATCGAAAATCGCACAAATTTCGCTATCGTGCGACCTTTTTACAATGTCAGCAAAACGCAAATTTTAGAGTTTTTAAGCGAAAATAAAATCAAATTTTTTAACGACATTTCAAACGAAAATACCAAATTTGCAAGAAACGCCGTAAGGGCTGAATTTAGCGATAAATTCGTAGAAAAATACGCTTTAAATTTAGCAAAAAGTTTTGAGTTTTTATCAATCGACAAAGCAAATTTAATGGGCGAATTTATCTATCAAAAAGATAAATTTTTTGTGCTTGAAAATTCGCAAAAAAGCCTAAATTTAATCGATAAAGCGTGTAAAATTTTAGGCGTAGTTTTAAGCCAAAATCAACGAAAAGAAATCCAAAAAACAGATTGCGTCCTTTCGGGCAAAATTTGCGTTTGCAAAAACGAAAAATTCTACTTCGTCGCACCATTTGAGAAAGCAAAAATGGATAAAAAATTCAAAGAAAAGTGCCGAATTTTGCGAATTCCACCACTCGTGCGTCCGTATATTTACACCCACCAAGAAATCTTAAAAGAGCGCGAATTTACCTGCGTCTAA
- a CDS encoding lysophospholipid acyltransferase family protein — MEELPIKKRILFFVTEYLLLGVLWLIFLTCKKNYNDNKLPPYPCEVLFWHNRLAFMCFAYKKWWKSERKRDGKVIISDHKDGEIITRIVSHFGIGAVRGSSSKGAFKALKGAFNEINNGIDIIITPDGPRGPLHSVADGAVVIAQKKDLEIYTLTYEADRFWEFNSWDKMRLPKPFSRVNFAMSKPFKVTDMELEVAKEKIKNELFKAENDNKF, encoded by the coding sequence ATGGAAGAGTTACCGATTAAAAAACGAATTTTATTTTTCGTAACCGAATACCTACTTTTAGGCGTTTTATGGCTTATTTTTTTAACTTGCAAAAAAAATTATAACGATAACAAACTTCCGCCTTATCCTTGTGAAGTGCTTTTTTGGCACAATCGTCTAGCTTTTATGTGCTTTGCGTATAAAAAATGGTGGAAGAGTGAGCGAAAAAGGGACGGTAAGGTTATCATATCAGATCACAAAGACGGCGAGATAATCACTCGCATTGTTAGCCACTTTGGTATCGGCGCAGTTCGCGGAAGTAGTTCAAAAGGCGCATTTAAGGCATTAAAAGGCGCATTTAACGAGATAAATAACGGAATTGATATTATTATCACACCGGATGGCCCACGCGGTCCGCTTCATAGCGTGGCTGACGGAGCAGTGGTAATAGCTCAAAAAAAAGATTTGGAAATTTATACGCTAACTTATGAAGCCGATCGATTTTGGGAATTTAATAGTTGGGATAAAATGCGACTTCCAAAGCCATTTTCAAGGGTAAATTTTGCAATGAGTAAGCCATTTAAAGTAACAGATATGGAACTTGAAGTAGCAAAAGAAAAAATCAAAAACGAGCTTTTTAAGGCAGAAAATGATAACAAATTTTAA
- the miaB gene encoding tRNA (N6-isopentenyl adenosine(37)-C2)-methylthiotransferase MiaB: protein MSKLLFIQTLGCAMNVRDSEHIIAELKKQDYEITQNLENADLILINTCSVREKPVHKLFSEIGAFDKVRKKGSKIGVCGCTASHLGSEIFKKAPFVDFVLGARNVSKIGIAINSPKFISTDINYDESEYAFGEFRTSPYKAFVNIMIGCDKKCSYCIVPQTRGDEISIPVQIILNEAKKATQNGAKEIFLLGQNVNNYGKRFSNSHEKIDFSDLLNRLSEISGIQRIRFTSPHPLHMDDKFLRTFAENPKICKSIHMPLQSGSTKVLRDMKRGYTKEWYLDRALRLRELCPNLNISTDIIVAYPTENDEDFNDTMEVVGKVRFEQIFSFKFSPRPLTPAANLPLIDDKIASKRLTHLQSFHNEILDEIMAEQKGKIHEVYFEELRENGQVAGRSFSNFLVSVNGSEELLGKTKKVLIEKTQRMVLYGRVTD, encoded by the coding sequence TTGAGCAAACTGCTTTTTATACAAACTCTTGGCTGTGCGATGAATGTGCGTGATAGCGAGCATATCATCGCGGAGCTAAAAAAACAAGACTACGAAATCACACAAAATTTAGAAAATGCCGATCTAATTTTAATAAACACCTGTTCTGTGCGTGAAAAGCCTGTGCATAAGCTTTTTAGCGAAATCGGAGCGTTTGATAAGGTTCGCAAAAAAGGCTCTAAGATCGGAGTTTGCGGCTGCACGGCTTCGCATTTGGGAAGCGAAATTTTTAAAAAAGCGCCGTTTGTGGATTTTGTGCTGGGGGCTAGAAATGTCTCAAAAATCGGCATTGCGATAAATTCGCCAAAATTTATTAGCACCGACATCAACTACGACGAGAGCGAATACGCATTTGGCGAGTTTCGCACAAGCCCGTATAAGGCATTTGTAAATATTATGATAGGTTGCGATAAAAAATGCTCTTACTGCATAGTTCCGCAAACTAGGGGCGATGAGATTTCAATTCCTGTTCAGATTATTTTAAACGAAGCCAAAAAGGCGACACAAAATGGTGCAAAAGAGATATTTTTGCTCGGTCAAAATGTAAATAATTATGGAAAAAGATTTTCAAATTCACACGAAAAAATCGATTTTAGCGATTTGTTAAATAGGCTTAGTGAAATTTCAGGTATCCAGCGAATTCGCTTTACAAGCCCGCATCCGCTTCACATGGACGATAAATTTTTACGCACATTTGCCGAAAATCCAAAAATTTGCAAATCAATCCACATGCCTTTGCAAAGCGGTTCAACCAAAGTTTTACGCGATATGAAGCGTGGTTACACCAAAGAGTGGTATTTAGATAGAGCATTAAGACTTCGCGAACTTTGCCCAAATTTAAACATTTCTACCGATATAATCGTGGCATATCCGACTGAAAATGATGAAGATTTTAACGACACTATGGAAGTGGTTGGAAAGGTGCGATTTGAGCAAATTTTTAGCTTTAAATTTAGCCCACGACCACTAACGCCAGCTGCGAATTTGCCTTTAATTGACGATAAGATTGCTAGTAAGCGATTAACTCACTTGCAGTCTTTCCATAATGAAATTTTAGATGAAATTATGGCAGAGCAAAAGGGAAAAATTCACGAAGTTTATTTTGAAGAGTTGCGTGAAAACGGGCAGGTTGCAGGGCGAAGTTTTTCAAATTTTTTAGTTAGCGTTAATGGTAGCGAAGAACTGCTTGGCAAAACAAAAAAAGTTTTGATAGAAAAAACGCAAAGAATGGTGCTTTATGGAAGAGTTACCGATTAA
- a CDS encoding HP0268 family nuclease: protein MAKKSLSLKLARTELGSEPVSIEIDKIEEEVKKSGQKIFYFDRDNSHKDLIALVEFFENKGLSVYHRSVKYGLGENEYMYEVHIL from the coding sequence ATGGCAAAAAAATCATTATCGTTAAAACTTGCTAGAACAGAGCTTGGTAGCGAACCTGTGAGCATTGAGATTGATAAAATTGAAGAAGAAGTCAAAAAAAGCGGTCAAAAAATTTTCTATTTTGACAGAGATAATTCGCACAAAGATTTGATTGCTTTGGTTGAATTTTTTGAAAATAAAGGTCTAAGCGTATATCATCGCTCCGTAAAATACGGACTTGGCGAAAACGAGTATATGTATGAGGTGCATATACTTTGA
- the nusA gene encoding transcription termination factor NusA: MEKVTDIIESIANEKGLEIEEVKERVKLAFIQTAKQLFGEQYLYDGVIDPQTKKIKLYQKVQVVADDDERISDNAKFMSLKQAKEVDKNIEIGDEISYDINIENLGRTASMVLSRELNYHIQRLLEEKILQNYTDKVGTMIHGTVTKIDHEETTFIEIEDFKAFIPRKNRIKGESFKVGDTVRAVIRRVYTEKNQGIKMELSRTSPKFLEALLISEVPEIRDGSVVVQACARIPGQRAKIALSALSPSVDPVGATVGTKGVRINAISKELRDENIDAIEYSNKPEIFVSRAMSPAITNSVKIDGNKAIVYINSDQKSKAIGKNGLNIRLATTLTGYEIELIESDKAEKSGEGLKDLKALFGGL; encoded by the coding sequence ATGGAAAAAGTTACCGATATTATCGAATCTATCGCAAACGAAAAAGGTTTAGAGATCGAAGAAGTAAAAGAGCGAGTAAAACTTGCCTTTATCCAAACTGCAAAACAGCTTTTTGGCGAGCAGTATTTATACGATGGAGTTATCGATCCGCAAACAAAAAAAATCAAACTTTATCAAAAAGTGCAAGTTGTCGCCGATGACGATGAGCGAATAAGCGATAATGCCAAATTTATGAGCCTAAAACAAGCAAAAGAAGTCGATAAAAATATAGAAATCGGCGATGAAATCAGCTATGACATAAATATCGAAAATCTCGGCAGAACCGCTTCTATGGTGCTTTCAAGGGAGCTAAACTACCACATACAAAGACTTTTGGAAGAGAAAATTTTGCAAAACTACACAGATAAAGTCGGCACGATGATCCACGGCACGGTTACAAAAATCGATCACGAAGAAACAACTTTTATAGAAATCGAAGATTTTAAGGCGTTTATCCCACGAAAAAATCGCATAAAAGGCGAAAGCTTTAAAGTCGGCGACACCGTTAGAGCCGTTATAAGGCGAGTTTATACCGAAAAAAATCAAGGCATAAAAATGGAGCTTTCTCGCACAAGCCCAAAATTTTTAGAAGCTTTGCTTATTTCAGAAGTTCCTGAAATTCGCGACGGAAGCGTCGTAGTTCAAGCGTGCGCTAGAATCCCAGGACAAAGAGCAAAGATTGCTTTATCTGCCCTTAGCCCTAGCGTAGATCCGGTCGGAGCGACCGTGGGCACAAAAGGCGTTCGCATAAATGCTATAAGCAAAGAGTTGCGTGATGAAAATATCGACGCAATCGAATACTCAAATAAGCCTGAAATTTTCGTATCTCGCGCGATGAGTCCTGCGATTACAAATTCGGTTAAAATCGACGGAAACAAAGCGATTGTTTATATAAATTCAGACCAAAAAAGCAAAGCTATCGGTAAAAACGGCTTAAATATCCGCCTAGCTACCACGCTAACTGGATATGAAATTGAATTAATCGAAAGCGATAAGGCTGAGAAATCTGGCGAGGGATTAAAAGACTTAAAAGCCCTATTTGGCGGACTTTGA
- a CDS encoding SDR family NAD(P)-dependent oxidoreductase, with amino-acid sequence MSKTAFITGATSGFGLASAKAFANEGYNLIILGRRAERLDELAKTINNVKIHKIAADVRDKKRIFDEVANLPDEFKNIEILVNNAGLALGQERVEEANLDDFETMIDTNIKGLLYVTKAVLPIMSAKKSGYIFNIGSVAGSWPYQGGNVYGGTKAFVKQFSLNLRNDIKGSNIRVTNIEPGIAKTEFSLVRFKGDSAKSDAVYDGTKYLTGDDIARIIVDLSKLPAHVNINSLEVMATTQSWAGFAFER; translated from the coding sequence ATGAGTAAAACAGCATTTATCACAGGGGCGACTTCCGGTTTTGGTTTGGCGAGCGCCAAAGCTTTTGCAAACGAAGGTTATAACTTAATTATTCTTGGTCGCAGAGCAGAGCGACTTGACGAGTTAGCAAAAACTATCAACAATGTTAAAATTCACAAAATCGCCGCCGATGTCAGAGATAAAAAACGCATTTTTGACGAAGTGGCAAATTTACCAGACGAGTTTAAAAATATCGAAATTTTGGTAAATAATGCAGGACTAGCTCTTGGGCAAGAAAGGGTCGAAGAGGCAAATTTGGACGATTTTGAAACGATGATAGATACAAATATCAAAGGCTTACTTTATGTTACAAAGGCGGTTTTACCGATAATGAGTGCGAAAAAAAGCGGCTATATTTTTAATATCGGCTCGGTTGCTGGAAGCTGGCCGTATCAGGGCGGAAATGTCTATGGCGGAACAAAGGCATTTGTGAAGCAGTTTAGCCTAAATTTACGAAACGACATAAAAGGAAGCAATATTCGCGTTACAAATATCGAGCCGGGTATCGCTAAAACCGAGTTTTCGCTCGTTCGTTTTAAAGGCGATAGCGCAAAGTCTGATGCGGTTTATGATGGCACAAAATATCTTACAGGCGATGATATAGCGCGAATTATCGTGGATTTATCAAAGCTTCCTGCGCATGTAAATATAAATTCGCTTGAAGTTATGGCGACAACGCAAAGCTGGGCAGGATTTGCATTTGAGAGATAA
- the metE gene encoding 5-methyltetrahydropteroyltriglutamate--homocysteine S-methyltransferase, with protein sequence MMKSYVTGFPRIGEQRELKKALESFWAGKCELGALEKVADELKDRHIKYQLDAWTGLISVNDFSFYDLILDNSVLFGAVPQRFASLSGVEQYFAMARGNKDAVAMEMTKWFNTNYHYIVPEISKNTKFSLNADKILNEYKAAKNNDFKDSCALKINLIGPITYLALSKSTDGSEPLAKLDELVEKYAELLGKISALDSEVVVQIDEPIFVTDRGVELTGKIAPVYNKLNSIASNIKIIFMTYFEHATEALKEVVKTDIWAVGLDFVYASKENITAELEILKNAKTTLFAGVIDGRNIWKSDIDKKLEFLEFIERYVPKDRLYVGTSCSLLHVPFSLKYEENLSDEIKSWLSFACEKLEEICILTHLFFKIPICNSGIKKYEENQKSAKTRLNSPLIHDTAVQNRVKNLTKFERSDKFEDRIKIQREALAYGDLPTTTIGSFPQTTELRQVRNAYKKGLISREAYEKDIKAYIDECVAFQEEIGLDILVHGEPERNDMVEYFGEQLKGYAFSANGWVQSYGSRCVKPPLLFGDVSRPKAMTVEWIKYAQGKTSKIMKGMLTGPVTIMNWSFVRDDKPRSEVVKQLALAISDEISDLQVAGIKIIQVDEAAFKEGYPLRRENISQYKNFSVGAFKLAVSSAEAKTQIHTHMCYSEFNDIIKTIEAMDADVISIETARSGNELLKIFKSVGYKQEVGPGVYDIHSPRVPSVEEMVAQINALLEVLPKSQLWINPDCGLKTRKWEEVKPSLKNMVEAVKIVRNS encoded by the coding sequence ATTATGAAAAGTTATGTAACTGGCTTTCCTCGCATCGGCGAGCAAAGAGAATTAAAAAAAGCATTAGAGAGCTTTTGGGCAGGAAAGTGCGAACTGGGCGCACTAGAAAAGGTCGCAGACGAACTAAAAGATCGTCACATAAAATACCAACTTGACGCATGGACGGGCTTAATTAGCGTAAATGATTTCTCGTTTTATGATTTAATACTCGATAATAGCGTGCTTTTTGGCGCAGTGCCCCAAAGATTTGCATCTTTGAGTGGCGTGGAGCAGTATTTTGCGATGGCGCGTGGAAACAAAGACGCCGTGGCAATGGAAATGACAAAATGGTTTAACACAAACTACCACTACATCGTGCCTGAAATCAGCAAAAACACAAAATTTAGCCTAAATGCAGACAAAATTCTAAACGAATACAAAGCAGCTAAAAACAACGATTTTAAGGATAGTTGCGCGTTAAAGATAAATTTAATCGGACCGATAACTTATCTAGCACTTTCAAAAAGCACGGACGGAAGCGAACCACTAGCCAAACTTGATGAACTAGTAGAAAAATACGCCGAGCTTCTAGGCAAGATTTCAGCCCTTGATAGCGAAGTCGTCGTTCAAATCGACGAGCCGATTTTCGTAACCGATAGGGGCGTGGAGCTAACGGGAAAAATCGCACCTGTTTATAACAAGCTAAATTCGATCGCTTCAAATATAAAAATCATCTTTATGACATATTTTGAACATGCCACAGAAGCGTTGAAAGAAGTCGTTAAAACGGACATTTGGGCTGTGGGGCTTGATTTTGTTTATGCAAGTAAGGAAAATATCACAGCCGAGCTTGAAATTCTTAAAAACGCCAAAACTACGCTATTTGCAGGAGTTATTGACGGACGAAATATTTGGAAAAGCGATATTGATAAAAAGCTAGAATTTTTGGAATTTATAGAGCGATATGTTCCAAAAGATCGCCTTTATGTGGGAACTTCGTGTTCGCTTTTGCATGTGCCATTTAGCCTAAAATACGAGGAAAATTTAAGCGATGAGATTAAATCGTGGCTAAGTTTTGCGTGTGAAAAACTCGAAGAAATTTGCATTTTAACGCATTTGTTCTTTAAAATTCCAATCTGCAATAGCGGTATCAAAAAATATGAAGAGAATCAAAAATCAGCCAAAACACGCCTAAATTCGCCTTTAATCCACGATACAGCGGTGCAAAATCGCGTGAAAAATTTAACCAAATTTGAGCGAAGTGATAAATTTGAAGACCGCATTAAAATTCAGCGCGAAGCCCTTGCTTACGGCGATTTGCCGACCACGACGATAGGCTCTTTCCCACAAACAACCGAACTTCGCCAAGTTCGCAACGCCTACAAAAAAGGGCTAATTAGCCGCGAAGCCTACGAAAAAGACATAAAAGCCTATATTGATGAGTGTGTGGCGTTTCAAGAAGAGATTGGGCTTGATATTTTAGTCCATGGTGAGCCTGAGCGAAACGACATGGTTGAGTATTTTGGCGAACAGCTCAAAGGCTACGCATTTAGTGCAAACGGCTGGGTGCAAAGCTACGGCAGCCGCTGCGTAAAACCGCCACTTTTATTTGGTGATGTTAGCCGTCCAAAGGCGATGACTGTGGAGTGGATAAAATACGCGCAAGGCAAAACAAGCAAGATTATGAAGGGTATGCTAACTGGTCCAGTAACTATTATGAACTGGTCGTTTGTGCGTGATGATAAGCCTAGAAGCGAGGTTGTCAAGCAACTTGCTCTTGCTATTAGTGATGAAATTTCTGACTTGCAAGTTGCAGGTATTAAGATAATCCAAGTCGATGAAGCAGCCTTTAAAGAGGGCTATCCGTTACGCAGGGAAAATATCAGCCAATACAAAAATTTCTCGGTGGGTGCGTTTAAACTAGCCGTCTCATCGGCGGAAGCGAAAACGCAAATTCACACTCACATGTGCTATTCTGAATTTAACGATATTATTAAAACCATCGAAGCGATGGACGCTGATGTCATCAGTATAGAAACGGCGCGTTCTGGCAACGAGCTACTTAAAATTTTTAAATCGGTCGGCTACAAACAAGAAGTAGGTCCGGGTGTGTATGATATACATAGCCCTCGCGTGCCAAGTGTGGAGGAAATGGTAGCGCAAATCAACGCACTTTTAGAAGTTTTACCAAAATCTCAGCTTTGGATAAATCCTGATTGTGGGCTTAAAACTCGCAAATGGGAAGAGGTGAAGCCAAGCCTTAAAAATATGGTCGAAGCGGTGAAAATTGTTAGAAATAGCTAA
- the mnmA gene encoding tRNA 2-thiouridine(34) synthase MnmA: MKILVALSGGVDSSITAKKLQDAGHEVVGAYMKLHKNEAYHEKNIAKVRKVGEFLGIKTHILDLQGEFEKSVFMPFIEAYKNGKTPNPCALCNRHIKLGKLLEFARLQGCEKLATGHYARLENGLIKVALDLSKDQSYFLANVDPDALKSMIFPLGESLKSDIKNEARNYPELSEIAGAKESSEICFVENSYIDILKDFMQTDLPGMVLNSNGEIIGTHSGYMHYTIGKRRGFRIDGAHDPHFVLGINSQKNEIIVGKKNELESHEFSTINFNNFLSIDEILKTDEIFVKIRYRSPKIRANLQISGSCENGVKVYLNEPANGIASGQLAVFYDKFDRVIASGFIA, from the coding sequence GTGAAAATTCTAGTTGCTCTTAGTGGCGGCGTCGATAGCTCCATTACCGCAAAAAAACTCCAAGACGCAGGTCATGAAGTCGTTGGTGCGTATATGAAACTGCATAAAAACGAAGCTTACCACGAAAAAAATATCGCAAAAGTGCGAAAAGTGGGCGAATTTTTAGGGATAAAAACGCATATTTTGGATTTACAAGGGGAATTTGAAAAAAGCGTTTTTATGCCATTTATCGAAGCGTATAAAAATGGCAAAACGCCAAATCCGTGTGCTTTGTGTAACCGACATATAAAGCTTGGAAAACTTTTGGAATTTGCTCGTTTGCAAGGTTGCGAAAAACTAGCCACAGGGCATTATGCAAGGCTTGAAAACGGGCTTATTAAGGTTGCGCTTGATTTAAGTAAAGATCAAAGCTATTTTTTGGCAAATGTTGATCCAGATGCCTTAAAATCGATGATTTTCCCGCTCGGAGAAAGCCTAAAAAGCGACATAAAAAACGAAGCTAGAAATTATCCCGAGCTTAGCGAAATCGCAGGAGCAAAGGAAAGTAGCGAAATTTGCTTTGTGGAAAATAGCTATATCGATATTTTAAAGGATTTCATGCAAACAGATTTGCCGGGCATGGTTTTAAACTCAAATGGCGAAATCATCGGCACACATAGTGGTTATATGCACTATACGATTGGCAAAAGACGGGGTTTTCGCATTGACGGCGCACACGATCCGCATTTTGTTTTGGGGATTAATTCGCAAAAAAATGAAATCATTGTCGGCAAAAAAAATGAGCTCGAAAGCCACGAATTTAGCACGATAAATTTCAATAATTTTTTAAGTATCGATGAAATTTTAAAAACCGATGAAATTTTCGTCAAAATTCGTTACCGAAGCCCTAAAATTCGTGCAAATTTGCAAATTTCGGGTAGCTGTGAAAACGGCGTAAAAGTTTATTTAAACGAACCTGCAAACGGCATCGCAAGTGGTCAGTTGGCGGTATTTTATGATAAATTTGACAGAGTCATCGCTAGTGGATTTATCGCGTAA
- a CDS encoding TIGR00730 family Rossman fold protein encodes MEVKKILKDIKSVNEILDFTHKSVTIFGSARFDGRNRYCKDARKLASEFAKMDYAVMTGGGGGIMEAANRGAHEINPELSYGLNIFLPFEQSSNKYATKNIQFSAFALRKYALMNKSKIFVIFPGGFGTMDELFELLVLIQVGFKSKCKIYLYDTEFYAPLVEFFKKSFLKHETISEENLELFKLVDSVEEIISDVKLALKKEEI; translated from the coding sequence ATGGAAGTAAAAAAAATTTTAAAAGATATAAAAAGCGTAAATGAAATTTTAGATTTTACGCACAAAAGTGTTACTATTTTCGGTTCTGCTAGGTTTGACGGACGAAATCGCTATTGCAAAGATGCTAGAAAGTTAGCAAGTGAATTTGCGAAGATGGATTATGCCGTTATGACTGGTGGTGGCGGCGGTATAATGGAAGCTGCCAATCGTGGCGCTCATGAAATTAATCCTGAGCTTAGTTATGGTTTAAATATATTTTTGCCGTTTGAACAAAGCAGCAATAAATACGCCACGAAAAATATTCAGTTTTCGGCATTTGCGTTGCGAAAATATGCACTTATGAATAAAAGCAAGATTTTTGTCATTTTTCCGGGCGGATTTGGGACGATGGATGAGCTTTTTGAGCTTTTGGTTTTGATCCAAGTCGGTTTTAAAAGCAAATGCAAAATTTATCTATATGACACTGAATTTTATGCGCCTTTGGTAGAATTTTTCAAAAAGTCGTTTTTGAAACACGAAACCATAAGCGAAGAGAATTTGGAACTTTTTAAGCTAGTTGATAGTGTAGAAGAAATCATTAGTGATGTTAAACTGGCGTTAAAAAAAGAAGAAATTTAA
- a CDS encoding P-loop NTPase has product MTKIIALTSGKGGVGKSQIAANLAYILSENGYKTALLEVSDLPNLDIIINAKNSLNLSNFLLGECEFEDIFDEIKPNLFFVATGGSEFDKFADENFAKEFFSNFSESGIFDFLIVDMASGISQSVLNGMKFADENIVVTLREPAAISDAYSMIKLGSKFKNDFVFIVNSVKNEEEAVLIFENIKKVAKNNIKTSLNLNLLGFIKKSSIVPICAQKRSLMCEEFEYSNPSFELKQIASRLLIKMGFKGLDIRKSKGIKGLLNKLSNLV; this is encoded by the coding sequence ATGACGAAAATAATAGCTTTAACAAGCGGCAAAGGCGGAGTCGGAAAAAGCCAAATAGCTGCAAATTTAGCTTACATTTTATCTGAAAATGGCTACAAAACGGCACTTTTGGAAGTTTCAGATTTGCCAAATTTAGACATAATAATAAACGCAAAAAATAGTTTAAATTTATCAAATTTTTTATTAGGCGAGTGCGAATTTGAAGATATTTTTGATGAAATAAAGCCGAATTTATTTTTTGTTGCAACGGGCGGAAGCGAATTTGATAAATTTGCAGATGAAAATTTCGCAAAAGAGTTTTTTTCAAATTTTAGCGAAAGCGGAATTTTTGATTTTCTTATTGTCGATATGGCAAGTGGAATTTCGCAAAGTGTGCTAAATGGCATGAAATTTGCCGATGAAAATATCGTGGTTACGCTAAGAGAACCGGCGGCCATAAGCGATGCGTATTCGATGATAAAATTGGGATCTAAATTCAAAAACGATTTTGTTTTTATAGTAAATTCGGTCAAAAATGAAGAAGAGGCGGTTTTGATTTTCGAAAATATAAAAAAAGTAGCCAAAAACAACATAAAAACATCTTTAAATTTAAACCTTTTAGGCTTTATTAAAAAAAGTAGCATTGTGCCGATTTGCGCTCAAAAAAGGTCGTTAATGTGTGAAGAATTTGAGTATTCAAACCCAAGTTTTGAGTTAAAGCAAATCGCTTCTAGGTTGCTTATAAAAATGGGTTTTAAAGGGCTTGATATAAGAAAATCAAAAGGCATAAAAGGTCTTTTGAATAAACTAAGCAATTTGGTATAG
- the folK gene encoding 2-amino-4-hydroxy-6-hydroxymethyldihydropteridine diphosphokinase — translation MNLTIKNNDFYEFSDAIKFIKSSFFPFFRAKKRYFKGEFVLGIGGNIGNVKKRFEKFFMNLKNDKRFFVTQNSVILKNRAFGYTKQDDFLNAVMFVQTSLSPNTTLKIMQRYELKFGRKRSFKNAPRTLDLDILYFDKKVRKSPRLILPHYGVNERISVILPLGLMR, via the coding sequence ATGAATTTAACTATCAAAAATAACGATTTTTACGAATTTAGCGATGCGATTAAATTTATAAAAAGTTCGTTTTTTCCATTTTTTAGGGCTAAAAAACGCTATTTTAAGGGCGAATTTGTGCTTGGAATCGGCGGAAATATCGGCAATGTAAAAAAGCGTTTTGAGAAATTTTTTATGAATTTAAAAAACGACAAACGATTTTTTGTGACGCAAAACTCAGTGATTTTGAAAAACAGAGCTTTTGGCTACACTAAGCAAGATGATTTTTTAAACGCCGTTATGTTTGTGCAAACTTCGCTAAGCCCGAATACGACGCTAAAAATCATGCAACGATATGAGCTTAAATTCGGTCGCAAAAGAAGCTTTAAAAACGCCCCAAGAACGCTTGATTTGGATATTTTGTATTTTGATAAAAAGGTTAGAAAATCGCCAAGGCTTATTTTACCGCATTACGGCGTAAATGAGCGAATAAGCGTAATTTTACCGCTAGGACTTATGAGATGA